A single Thermoanaerobacterium sp. RBIITD DNA region contains:
- a CDS encoding biotin--[acetyl-CoA-carboxylase] ligase, with amino-acid sequence MLKNNILQLLKNNKNKYISGQDLCDTFNVSRTAIWKCIKELKSDGYIIESQHKTGYMLISEPDILSYIEIYPYLKTKFIGRNYIHFESITSTNDYAKEIAFKCDNGTVIVSEEQTSGRGRLGRSWVSNKGEGIWMSIILKPDLNPQEAVKLTQVAAVAVVDSIKDATGLSSGIKWPNDIIVDRKKVCGILTEMNAELDKVYYVVVGIGLNANVTTFPKDLNDKATSLLISAGKKIDRKQLTASILNNFEKYYGVYLSKGFSYIRTMCIKYSLTLNSDVRIISNNHEYIGHAIDIDDDGNLIVELKNGDRKTIMSGDVSVRGILGYV; translated from the coding sequence TTGTTAAAGAATAATATTTTACAATTACTTAAAAATAATAAAAATAAATATATATCCGGCCAGGATTTGTGTGATACATTTAATGTATCTCGTACAGCTATATGGAAATGTATAAAAGAATTAAAATCCGATGGGTACATCATAGAGTCACAGCATAAAACGGGATACATGCTTATATCAGAACCAGATATACTAAGCTACATTGAAATATATCCATATCTAAAAACAAAATTTATAGGAAGAAATTATATTCACTTTGAAAGTATTACATCTACTAATGACTACGCAAAGGAAATAGCTTTTAAATGTGATAATGGCACAGTTATTGTTTCTGAAGAACAAACATCAGGAAGAGGCCGTCTTGGAAGGTCATGGGTCTCAAATAAAGGCGAGGGCATTTGGATGTCAATAATATTAAAGCCAGATTTAAACCCACAAGAAGCAGTTAAGTTAACACAGGTTGCAGCAGTAGCAGTTGTTGATTCTATAAAAGATGCAACTGGCTTAAGTTCTGGTATAAAATGGCCAAACGACATTATTGTTGATCGCAAAAAAGTATGCGGCATTCTTACAGAGATGAATGCAGAGCTTGATAAAGTTTATTACGTTGTAGTAGGAATAGGTCTAAATGCAAATGTAACAACTTTTCCAAAAGATCTCAATGATAAAGCTACGTCTTTATTGATCTCAGCTGGAAAAAAAATTGACAGAAAGCAGCTTACTGCATCAATACTAAATAATTTTGAAAAATACTATGGCGTGTATTTAAGCAAGGGATTTTCTTACATTAGAACAATGTGTATAAAATATTCGCTGACACTAAATAGCGATGTTAGAATAATCTCAAATAATCATGAATACATAGGACATGCAATTGACATCGATGATGATGGAAACTTGATTGTAGAATTAAAAAATGGTGATAGGAAAACTATCATGTCTGGTGATGTCTCTGTCCGTGGCATACTCGGGTATGTGTAA